The genomic DNA TCGGGCGGCAGCCCAATCTTGCCGAAAATGGGCGTATCAATCGGGCCGGGGCTAATGGCATTGACCCGGATGCGGCGCTCCAGCAGGTCGGCCGAAAGCGTGCGGGCCAGCGACACCACGGCGGCCTTGGTGGCCGAGTAAACCGACGCACTGGCTAGGCCGCTGCTGGCGGCGGTCGAGGAAGTCAGAATAATCGAGCCGCCGTCGTTGAGCAGCGGCAGCAGTGCCTGAATGGTGAAATAGAGGCCCTTCACGTTGATATTGAACTGCTGGTCGAATTGGGCCTCATCTACCTGCCCAATGGGCATGAAAACCCCCACCCCGGCATTCACGAACAGCACGTCGATGCGCGGGTGCAGGGCGCGCACCTGGTCGGCAAGCCGGCGCACGTCGGCCATCTGGCCGGCGTCCGACACGACGCCGCGGGCCTGGTCGCCCAGGGCAGCAACGGCTGCCTGCACGGCGGCTTCGTTGCGGCCGGTGATGACGACCTGCGCGCCCTCGGCGATAAACTCCTGGGCCGTGGCGTAGCCAATGCCACTGTTGGCGCCGGTAACCACGGCCACTTTATTATGCAAACGATTCATAAACAAGGCTTTTAATAATAACTGAACGACCGTTCAGTTTCTTTAGTCATCAAAAGCATCCATCCTGAATGATTGTTCAGAAAAAAGCGCGAAAAGTAATTTTAGGCAGCCGGCAATCAATGACCACTCTCGCCCGGCCAGTCTGGCGGCGGGGTAGGGCCGCACGAACCACCCGCTGGCAGTTGGTGTTGGTAAGGAATCCGATGGCGGTGCGTCTGGCGTATAAAAACCCATCAGACCCATTCTTTTGCAACTCATGACCAAGATTTTGTCGGCCGTTTCCGGCCTTGGCCTGCTGGCTCTCGCGGCCTGCGGCCCGCAGCAGCCTGCCCAGGCGCAGGCCCAGACCCCCGGCGCGGGCGGCGCGGCTCCTTCCACGGCGGGCTTCGCGCCCAAAGACCTCAGCGGCCTGGCGCAGGCCACTTTTGCGGGCGGCTGCTTTTGGGCGCAGGAAGAGGCGTTTGAGGAGATAAAGGGCGTGAAGCAGGTGGTGAGCGGCTACGCCGGCGGCACCGTGCCGCACCCCAGCTACGAGGACGTGTGCGGCCAGCAAACCGGCCACACCGAAACGGTGAACATCTACTACGACCCCAAGGTGGTGAGCTATAAAACGCTGGCTGACATCTTTTTCACCGCCAGCCACGACCCCACGCAGCTCAACCGCCAGGGTCCCGATTCCGGCCCCGAATACCGCTCGGCCGCCTTCTACCGCACGCCGGAGGAGAAGAAAATTCTGGACGAAACCATTGCTAAAGTCAATGCTTCGAAGGAGTACGACGGCAAAATTGTGACTCAGGTGGCACCGCTCAAAGAGTTCTGGCCCGCCGAGGCCTATCACCAGGGCTACTACCGCCTCAACCCCGATAGCCCCTACATTATTAACGTGTCGGAGCACAAGGTGGCCCACGTGCGCAAGCTGTTTCCGCAGGATTTGAAGACCAACCTGCCGGCTATGTAGGCCGGTCCCTACCCCCCCGCTTTTGACTGAAGCCCCGCCGGCCCCGCGCCGGCGGGGCTTTTTTGGCGGCCGGCAGCCGGAGTGCGGGGCGGCGGCGTATTTTCGTCCCCCCGAAAAAAACGCAACGGCCCGCCTACCCCCCATGCTTTCCTCCAAGCTGCCCGATGTGGGCGTGAGTATTTTCAGCCAGATGACGCTGCTGGCCCAGCAAACGGGTGCGCTCAACCTGGCCCAGGGCTTCCCGGACTACGACCCGCCGCTGGCCCTGCGCGAGGCGCTGGCCCGGCACGCGCTGGCGGCCGGCAGCCACCAATATGCGCCCATGCCGGGCTTGCCGCGCCTGCGCCAGGCCATCGCGGCGCAGGTGGGCCGCTTGCAGCCCGATGCGCCTACCCCCGATGCGGACCTGGAAGTGACCATCACGGCCGGGGCTACGGAGGCGCTGTATGGCGTGCTGGCGGCCGTGGTGCGGCCCGGCGATGAGGTCATCATTCTGGAGCCGGCTTATGATTTATACGGGCCGGCCGTGCGGCTGCAGGGCGGCGTGCCGCGCTACGTGCGCCTCCCTACCCCCCACTTCCGGCCCGACTGGGCGGCGGTGCGGGCGGCCGTGAGCGCGCGCACCCGGCTCATCCTCGTCAACTCGCCGCACAACCCCAGCGGGGCGGTGTTCAGCGCGGCCGACTGGGATGAGCTGGCGGCCCTCACGGAGGGCACCGACATCCTGGTCCTATCCGATGAAGTGTATGAGCACCTGGTGTTTGACGGCGTGCCGCCGCGGAGCGCGCGCCAGCACCCGGCGCTGCGGGCGCGCAGCTTCGTGCTCTCGTCGTTTGGCAAAACCTACCACGCCACTGGCTGGAAGGTGGGCTACTGCCTGGCCCCGCCGGCCCTCAGCGCCGAGTTGCGCCGGGTGCATCAGTTCGTGACTTTTGCCGTGAGCACGCCTACCCAGCACGCGCTGGCCGACGTGCTCGAAGCCGACCCCACCGATGCCCACGCCCGCGGGCTGGCCGCCTTTTACCAGGCCAAGCGCGACGAGTTCGCGGGCCTGTTGGCGGGCACTGATTGGGAGTTGCTGCCGGTGCCGGGCGGCTACTTTCAGCTGGCTGGCTACGTGGCATTTTCGCAGAAAAATGACCTGGCTTTTGCCGGGGAGCTGGCCCGCCGGTGGGGGGTAGCGGTGGTGCCGGTATCAGCGTTTTACCACGATGGCTACGATGCGGGGCTGGTGCGCTTTTGCTTCGCCAAGGAGTCGGCTACGCTGCGGGCGGCGGCTGGGCGGCTGGCGCAGCCGCCCCCGAAATCAGCCTGAAAAGTAGTGGAGCCGTTTAGAAAGTCGGCAGCCCGTCATTCCGAGCTTGCCGAGGAATCTCGCTCGCATCGTAAAACGACGCCCGAACGATTGCGGGCGAGATTCCTCGGCAAGCTCGGAATGACGTTCTACCGACTTTTCTATTGCGCGAACAGCTTCAACATTACGTATTTATAGTATATATATTTAATATATAACCTGTTTATCCTTTAGAAAGCTTGTGATGAATGACTTAACGGTGTCCTTGGTGCAAACTCCTATTCAGTGGCACGACCCGGTTGGCAACCGCGACCTGCTCACCGACCTGCTGGCCTCGGCCCTGAATGGCCCCGGCCTGACGGACCTGATTGTGCTGCCCGAGATGTTTACGACCGGCTTTAGCATGGAAGCCGCTGCCCAGGCCGAGCCTTACCCCGGCCCTACCCTCGACTGGATGCGCTCCCAGGCTGCCTACTACGACGCCGTGGTGACGGGCAGCGTGCTCACCAAAGCCGGCGACAGCTACTATAACCGCCTGCTGTGGGTGCGGCCCGACGGCACGCACAGCAGCTACGACAAGCGCCACCTGTTTCGGCTGGCCGGCGAGCACGAGGTGTACACGCCCGGCACCTGCCTGCTGCTGGAAGAGTGGCGCGGCTGGCGCATCCGGCCGCTCATCTGCTACGATTTGCGCTTCCCGGTCTGGAGCCGCAACACCCGCGCCGCGCCCTACGACCTGCTGCTGTACGTGGCCAGCTGGCCCCAGGCCCGCACCGAAATCTGGAAGGCCCTGCTGCAGGCGCGCGCCATTGAAAATCAGGCCTATACGGTCGGCGTCAACCGCCTGGGCAGCGATGGGCTGGGCGTGAGCTACGAGGGGCAGTCGGCGCTGCTCGACATGCAGGGCGACTACGTGGCGCAGGCCGGCAACCTGCAAACGGTGCTCACGCACACGCTGCGCGCCGCGCCGCTGCTCCAGCTGCGCGAGCGGATGCCCTTCCTGCTCGACGCCGACGAATTCGCGCTTTCGGGCGGCTAGCCGGCCCCGCCTACCCCCGGCTATCGACCCCAAAGCGGGGCGCTACGTAGCCGGGGGGCAGGTACTGGGGCGGAATAGCGGTCTGGTTGCCGTCGCGGGCGGCGTGGTAGTGCGGCGACATAATCTCGACGCCCGCCGCGTTGAACTGGTCCTGAATGAGCTGGTGCATGCGCGAGTAGATGGCGGCCTGCCGGCTGGCCTCGCGGGTGTAGGCATTGAGCTGGTAGGAGACGTAGAAGTCGTCGAGGCTGGTTTGCAGCACGAAGGGCTTGGGCTCGGCCAGCACGCCTTCGGCCTGGGCGGCAGCGGCCAGCAGCAGCTGATGCACCTGCGGCCAGGGCACGTCGTAGCCGATGGTGACGGTGGTGTGCAGAATTAAACCAAGGGTAGGGGCCGCGTTGCTGTAATTGACGGTGTAGCTGCTCATTATGGAGGAATTCGGAATCGTAATTTCCTCGTTTTTGATGGTGCGGATGCGGGTCACGAGCAGGTTTTTCTCGATAATGTCGCCCGTCACGTCGCCGATTTTTACGCGGTCGCCCAGCTTGTACGAGCGCATGTAGGTGAGCACCAGGCCGGCCACGATATTCGACAAAGAGCCCGCCGACCCAAACGTGAACAAGAAGCCCAGAAACACCGACACGCCCTTGAAAATGGGCGATTCGGAGCCCGGCAAATACGGGAAAATGACCACCAGCAGAAACGCGAACACCAGTATCCGCGCTATCTGATAGGTCGGGTTGGCCCAGTCGGGGTAGAAGCCGTTGAGGGTGAGGTGGCCCTGCCGGATTTCCTCCTTGAGAAAGTACATGCCGCGCAGCACGTAGCGGAACACCGTGACAATGA from Hymenobacter psoromatis includes the following:
- a CDS encoding amidohydrolase: MNDLTVSLVQTPIQWHDPVGNRDLLTDLLASALNGPGLTDLIVLPEMFTTGFSMEAAAQAEPYPGPTLDWMRSQAAYYDAVVTGSVLTKAGDSYYNRLLWVRPDGTHSSYDKRHLFRLAGEHEVYTPGTCLLLEEWRGWRIRPLICYDLRFPVWSRNTRAAPYDLLLYVASWPQARTEIWKALLQARAIENQAYTVGVNRLGSDGLGVSYEGQSALLDMQGDYVAQAGNLQTVLTHTLRAAPLLQLRERMPFLLDADEFALSGG
- a CDS encoding peptide-methionine (S)-S-oxide reductase — translated: MTKILSAVSGLGLLALAACGPQQPAQAQAQTPGAGGAAPSTAGFAPKDLSGLAQATFAGGCFWAQEEAFEEIKGVKQVVSGYAGGTVPHPSYEDVCGQQTGHTETVNIYYDPKVVSYKTLADIFFTASHDPTQLNRQGPDSGPEYRSAAFYRTPEEKKILDETIAKVNASKEYDGKIVTQVAPLKEFWPAEAYHQGYYRLNPDSPYIINVSEHKVAHVRKLFPQDLKTNLPAM
- a CDS encoding aminotransferase, which produces MLSSKLPDVGVSIFSQMTLLAQQTGALNLAQGFPDYDPPLALREALARHALAAGSHQYAPMPGLPRLRQAIAAQVGRLQPDAPTPDADLEVTITAGATEALYGVLAAVVRPGDEVIILEPAYDLYGPAVRLQGGVPRYVRLPTPHFRPDWAAVRAAVSARTRLILVNSPHNPSGAVFSAADWDELAALTEGTDILVLSDEVYEHLVFDGVPPRSARQHPALRARSFVLSSFGKTYHATGWKVGYCLAPPALSAELRRVHQFVTFAVSTPTQHALADVLEADPTDAHARGLAAFYQAKRDEFAGLLAGTDWELLPVPGGYFQLAGYVAFSQKNDLAFAGELARRWGVAVVPVSAFYHDGYDAGLVRFCFAKESATLRAAAGRLAQPPPKSA
- a CDS encoding short-chain dehydrogenase: MNRLHNKVAVVTGANSGIGYATAQEFIAEGAQVVITGRNEAAVQAAVAALGDQARGVVSDAGQMADVRRLADQVRALHPRIDVLFVNAGVGVFMPIGQVDEAQFDQQFNINVKGLYFTIQALLPLLNDGGSIILTSSTAASSGLASASVYSATKAAVVSLARTLSADLLERRIRVNAISPGPIDTPIFGKIGLPPEAIDSFANSVPLKRLGQPEEIAKVATFFASDDSSFVLGEELIAGGGVGRL